A window from Flavobacterium gyeonganense encodes these proteins:
- the radC gene encoding RadC family protein, which translates to MEAVHFPITNWSEDDRPREKLMLKGKNALSDAELIAILIGSGSRNESAVDLSKRILASVDTLNSLGKMSLGQLTNFKGIGEAKAIAIIAALELGRRRRVEDAVELTKITSSKIVFEIMQPIIGELPHEEFWVLFLNNSNKVILKSQLSKGGISGTIVDVRLVFKVALENGATGLILCHNHPSGGLIPSDADKQITRKIKQAGDSLDVKVLDHLIITETKYYSFADEGIL; encoded by the coding sequence ATGGAAGCAGTACATTTCCCTATTACAAACTGGTCAGAAGATGACCGCCCACGCGAAAAATTAATGCTGAAAGGCAAAAATGCTTTGAGCGATGCTGAATTAATTGCAATTTTAATTGGTTCAGGAAGCCGAAACGAGTCGGCAGTTGATTTGAGTAAAAGGATTTTAGCTAGTGTAGATACTTTGAATTCTCTAGGAAAAATGTCTTTGGGGCAACTAACCAATTTTAAAGGAATAGGAGAGGCTAAGGCCATTGCAATTATTGCAGCTCTTGAATTGGGCAGACGCCGAAGAGTGGAGGATGCTGTAGAATTAACAAAAATTACTTCCAGTAAAATTGTTTTTGAAATCATGCAGCCTATTATTGGTGAACTTCCACACGAAGAATTTTGGGTGCTTTTTCTGAATAATTCCAATAAGGTGATTTTAAAGTCTCAATTGAGCAAAGGTGGTATTTCAGGAACCATTGTAGATGTACGTTTAGTCTTTAAAGTGGCTTTAGAAAATGGAGCGACAGGCTTAATTTTGTGCCATAATCATCCTTCCGGAGGTTTAATTCCTAGTGATGCTGATAAGCAAATCACCAGGAAAATAAAGCAGGCTGGGGATAGTTTAGATGTTAAAGTTTTAGATCATCTTATCATAACTGAAACAAAATATTATAGTTTTGCAGATGAAGGAATTTTATGA
- a CDS encoding replication-associated recombination protein A yields the protein MEAPLAERIRPQQLEDYISQSHLVGPNGSLTQQISKGIIPSLIFWGPPGTGKTTLAQIIAQESKRPFYILSAINSGVKDIRDVIEKAKQSGGLFTAKNPILFIDEIHRFSKSQQDSLLAAVEKGWVTLIGATTENPSFEVIPALLSRCQVYILNAFTKTDLEALLHRAMKTDTELAAKNIILKETEALLRLSGGDGRKLLNIFELVVNASASNEIIITNDRVFELVQQNTVLYDKTGEQHYDIVSAFIKSIRGSDPNGAVYWLARMIEGGEDVKFIARRMLILSSEDIGNANPTAFIMANNTFQAVSTIGYPESRIILSQCAIYLATSPKSNASYLAIGNAQQLVKQTGDLPVPIHLRNAPTKLMKELGYGEDYKYSHDYANNFAEQEFLPDAIKETVLYNPGSNSRENSNREFLKNRWKDKYGY from the coding sequence ATGGAAGCACCTTTAGCAGAACGCATTCGACCACAGCAATTAGAAGACTACATTAGTCAAAGTCATCTGGTTGGACCAAACGGATCTTTAACGCAACAAATTTCGAAAGGAATTATTCCTTCATTAATCTTCTGGGGACCACCTGGAACAGGAAAGACCACGCTGGCTCAAATTATTGCACAAGAATCCAAGCGCCCTTTTTATATACTAAGCGCAATTAATTCTGGTGTGAAAGATATTCGTGATGTAATTGAAAAAGCAAAACAAAGCGGTGGGCTATTCACAGCTAAAAATCCGATTTTGTTTATTGATGAGATTCATCGTTTTAGCAAATCACAGCAGGATTCCCTTTTGGCTGCTGTTGAAAAAGGATGGGTAACATTAATTGGAGCAACTACTGAGAACCCAAGTTTTGAGGTTATTCCCGCATTATTATCGCGCTGTCAGGTTTATATTTTAAATGCTTTTACAAAAACCGACCTTGAAGCCTTGTTGCATCGTGCCATGAAAACGGATACTGAATTGGCTGCCAAAAATATTATTCTAAAAGAAACCGAAGCGCTTTTAAGATTATCTGGTGGAGATGGACGAAAATTATTAAATATTTTTGAGCTGGTTGTTAATGCTTCTGCCAGCAATGAAATTATCATAACAAACGACAGGGTTTTCGAACTTGTGCAGCAAAATACGGTTTTGTACGACAAGACGGGAGAACAACACTATGACATTGTTTCTGCCTTTATAAAATCAATAAGAGGAAGCGATCCAAATGGCGCTGTTTATTGGCTCGCCCGAATGATCGAAGGCGGTGAAGATGTTAAATTTATTGCCCGAAGAATGCTGATTTTATCCAGTGAAGATATTGGAAATGCTAATCCTACTGCCTTTATAATGGCAAACAATACTTTTCAGGCGGTTTCGACTATCGGTTATCCTGAAAGTCGTATTATATTAAGCCAATGTGCGATTTATCTTGCTACATCGCCGAAAAGCAATGCTTCATATCTGGCTATTGGAAATGCCCAGCAATTAGTTAAACAGACCGGTGACCTGCCTGTTCCGATTCATTTACGCAATGCGCCGACAAAATTAATGAAAGAACTGGGTTATGGTGAAGATTACAAATACTCACATGATTATGCCAATAACTTTGCCGAGCAGGAATTTTTACCTGATGCTATAAAAGAAACGGTTCTTTATAATCCCGGGAGCAATTCAAGAGAGAACAGCAACCGAGAGTTTTTAAAGAACCGCTGGAAAGATAAATATGGTTATTAA
- a CDS encoding DUF1287 domain-containing protein: protein MKTISIVLILFCFFSCNQKENNSLAFGNTNKTAVKTFEEKLSEAAISIIDPSIDYDPAYFSITYPNGDVPVNKGVCTDVIIRAYRKLGIDLQKEVHEDMIENFSKYPNLEKWGMTKPDTNIDHRRVPNLEVFFERKGTKLPVSENGKDYKTGEIVTWIINNKLPHIGIVTNKKSADGKRNLIVHNVGGGQVLEDCLFEYKIVGHFKYQK from the coding sequence ATGAAAACTATCTCCATCGTTTTAATCCTATTTTGCTTTTTTTCTTGTAATCAAAAAGAAAACAATAGTTTAGCTTTCGGGAACACTAATAAAACTGCCGTAAAAACTTTTGAAGAAAAACTTTCAGAAGCAGCAATATCCATAATTGATCCTTCGATAGATTATGATCCGGCCTATTTCTCAATAACATATCCAAACGGAGATGTACCAGTAAATAAAGGTGTTTGCACAGATGTTATTATTCGTGCTTATCGAAAATTAGGTATTGATTTACAAAAAGAAGTTCATGAAGATATGATTGAAAATTTTTCTAAATATCCAAATTTAGAAAAATGGGGAATGACTAAACCAGATACGAATATCGATCATCGGAGAGTTCCTAATCTTGAAGTTTTTTTTGAAAGAAAAGGAACAAAATTACCTGTTTCTGAAAATGGCAAAGATTATAAAACGGGAGAAATCGTGACGTGGATAATCAATAACAAACTCCCACATATCGGAATTGTTACCAATAAAAAATCAGCTGATGGCAAACGAAACCTAATTGTTCATAATGTAGGAGGCGGACAGGTTTTGGAAGATTGTTTGTTTGAGTATAAAATTGTCGGACATTTTAAATACCAAAAGTAA
- a CDS encoding tetratricopeptide repeat protein, with protein sequence MRQLIIFFVLTPLLLCSQSNFEKGEKLFHAKKYKEAGALFEENLKYYPNDIKTLERLADISAEEKHWEKTASYYKKLKQLKPTEAEYFYKYGGCLGMRALEVNKFKAFGMVDDIKSSFEKAIVLNPKHLPARWALIELYLQLPGIVGGSESKALKYSNELTKLSPVDGYLSKGRIDEYFKRYDSAEKNYIKAHEIGNSKVTFQKLYNLYLNKLKEPKKAQELKRKFDSK encoded by the coding sequence ATGAGACAGCTAATAATTTTTTTCGTTTTGACACCACTTCTTTTATGTTCACAATCCAATTTTGAAAAAGGGGAGAAGTTATTTCATGCTAAAAAATATAAGGAAGCAGGAGCTCTTTTTGAAGAGAACTTAAAATATTATCCAAATGATATTAAGACTCTGGAGCGATTAGCCGATATTTCAGCAGAGGAAAAACATTGGGAAAAAACAGCATCATACTATAAAAAACTAAAACAGTTAAAGCCTACTGAGGCTGAATATTTTTATAAATATGGGGGCTGTCTTGGAATGCGTGCCTTAGAAGTGAATAAATTTAAGGCTTTTGGAATGGTAGATGACATTAAATCCTCATTTGAGAAAGCTATTGTTTTAAATCCTAAACATCTGCCAGCACGCTGGGCATTAATAGAACTGTATTTGCAATTGCCCGGAATAGTTGGAGGAAGCGAATCGAAAGCGCTGAAATATTCTAATGAGCTGACAAAATTATCACCTGTCGACGGATATTTGTCCAAAGGAAGAATTGATGAGTATTTCAAGAGATACGATTCGGCAGAAAAAAATTATATAAAAGCACATGAAATTGGCAATTCAAAAGTTACATTTCAAAAATTATATAATTTATATTTGAACAAATTAAAAGAGCCTAAAAAAGCTCAGGAATTAAAACGAAAATTTGACTCAAAATAA
- the rlmB gene encoding 23S rRNA (guanosine(2251)-2'-O)-methyltransferase RlmB — MEKEHQIFGIRAIIEAIQAGKEVDKVFIQKEISGELMKDLMKVMKRANINFSYVPVEKLNRLTPNNHQGAVATISPIGFIELENLVESTIESGSKPLFLILDQISDARNFGAIIRTAECTGVNGIIVQKAGSAPVNGDTVKTSAGAVFNVPICKVEHIKDAIFYLQGSGIKTVAATEKTDQNIYDVDLNEAIAIIMGSEDRGINPSVLKIVDEKAKLPMFGSIGSLNVSVACGAFLYETVRQRS, encoded by the coding sequence ATGGAAAAAGAACATCAAATATTTGGAATCAGAGCCATAATAGAAGCTATTCAGGCAGGAAAAGAAGTAGACAAAGTATTCATCCAAAAAGAAATTTCTGGTGAGTTAATGAAAGATTTAATGAAAGTGATGAAACGTGCTAACATTAATTTCTCTTATGTTCCTGTTGAAAAACTGAATCGCTTAACACCAAATAATCATCAGGGAGCTGTTGCTACTATATCCCCTATTGGATTTATAGAATTGGAGAATCTTGTTGAATCTACAATTGAATCAGGTTCGAAACCTTTGTTTTTAATATTAGACCAGATTTCTGATGCAAGAAATTTTGGTGCCATCATAAGAACAGCAGAGTGTACTGGTGTAAATGGAATTATTGTTCAAAAGGCAGGTTCAGCTCCTGTTAACGGGGATACAGTAAAAACTTCAGCTGGAGCTGTTTTTAATGTTCCTATCTGTAAGGTTGAACATATCAAAGATGCTATTTTTTATCTTCAGGGATCAGGAATTAAAACGGTTGCTGCCACTGAAAAAACGGATCAAAATATTTATGATGTTGACCTAAATGAAGCTATTGCAATTATCATGGGATCTGAAGACAGAGGAATAAATCCTTCTGTTCTTAAAATTGTGGATGAAAAAGCAAAACTTCCAATGTTCGGCTCTATTGGATCACTTAATGTTTCAGTAGCCTGTGGGGCATTTTTATACGAAACTGTTCGTCAAAGAAGTTAA
- a CDS encoding YjjG family noncanonical pyrimidine nucleotidase, which yields MSKNITDVFFDLDHTLWDFDRNSELAFNRIFESKFPEINCHDFIQKYIPVNQACWKLYQNDKITHQELRYNRLKYSFDALDFIISDEDINQIANDYIEFLTDNNYLFEGAIEILDYLKPKYKLHIITNGFAGVQDKKINNAAISGYFNTITNSDLAGVKKPNSIIFDYAVKLAKASKENCIMIGDCLDADVNGALNAGLDAIFFNDKKVAAPENIKQINNLLELKKYL from the coding sequence ATGAGTAAAAATATTACCGATGTCTTTTTTGATTTAGACCACACACTTTGGGACTTTGACAGAAATTCAGAATTAGCTTTTAATCGAATTTTTGAGAGTAAATTTCCTGAAATCAATTGCCATGATTTTATTCAAAAGTATATTCCTGTAAATCAGGCTTGCTGGAAATTATATCAGAATGACAAAATTACACATCAGGAATTACGTTATAACAGACTGAAGTACTCGTTTGATGCTTTAGATTTTATTATTTCTGATGAAGACATTAATCAGATTGCAAATGATTATATTGAATTTTTAACAGATAACAATTATCTTTTTGAAGGGGCAATTGAAATTTTGGACTATCTGAAACCAAAATATAAGCTGCATATTATAACGAATGGTTTTGCCGGAGTTCAGGATAAAAAAATTAATAATGCTGCTATTTCAGGCTATTTTAATACAATTACAAATTCAGACCTGGCTGGTGTAAAAAAGCCAAATAGTATTATCTTTGATTATGCTGTGAAGCTGGCAAAGGCTTCAAAAGAAAATTGTATTATGATCGGTGATTGCCTGGATGCTGATGTTAATGGTGCTTTAAATGCTGGCCTGGATGCTATTTTTTTTAATGATAAAAAGGTTGCCGCTCCTGAAAATATAAAACAAATAAATAATTTATTAGAACTCAAAAAATATTTATAA
- a CDS encoding SusD/RagB family nutrient-binding outer membrane lipoprotein — translation MKKYIKNIILAAFSISMLTGCQTELDDFNNNPNDPDTSNPSLLVAAMELSTFQTHTSGIMRNAGIFTQHLQGTNIGQLGAVGLYTVTEGDVNNEWNTIYQTTLMNGHILNRDFALNYPYYNGIGQILSAINLGYVTDMWGDVPYDEAFLAAEGNKTPKYNTQQEIYQRIQTLLDKAIVNLSQPEASNEEVPDDDDLIFGGDTEKWTKVAYVLKARYALRLTAVDANAAQKALDYITQSGMTSSDDDANTKFLGGANSFNQWYAYNVQRRNYMKMGKYFVDYLVTNNDPRLPFMVEKKSGGYSGNAPEDDNTTTTSYIGGYFTPPAPITQKGFANPDWQIGIVTYAEAKFIEAEAKARLGQPGVQTALQEAVTASVTKITGDAPSATFLANATATFDIANIIQQKYIALFLTMEPYNDYRRTGFPALVPNQNSDTKVIPVRLPTPSDERQYNPNATVVSNVTTKVWWDAN, via the coding sequence ATGAAAAAATATATAAAAAATATAATTCTTGCAGCGTTTAGCATTAGTATGCTAACTGGTTGCCAGACTGAGTTAGATGATTTCAACAATAATCCTAACGATCCTGACACAAGTAACCCTTCGTTGCTAGTAGCTGCAATGGAATTAAGTACATTTCAAACCCACACTAGTGGGATAATGAGAAATGCTGGTATTTTCACACAACACCTACAAGGCACAAACATAGGACAATTAGGAGCTGTAGGTCTTTATACAGTTACAGAAGGTGATGTAAATAATGAGTGGAATACCATCTATCAAACTACTTTGATGAATGGACATATTTTAAACCGAGATTTCGCCCTTAATTACCCATACTACAATGGAATTGGTCAAATATTAAGTGCAATAAACTTAGGCTACGTAACTGATATGTGGGGAGATGTTCCTTATGATGAAGCTTTCTTAGCTGCAGAAGGAAACAAAACACCAAAATACAATACGCAACAAGAAATCTATCAAAGAATTCAAACTCTATTAGATAAAGCTATTGTAAATTTATCTCAGCCTGAAGCAAGCAACGAAGAAGTACCTGATGATGATGATTTAATTTTTGGAGGAGATACTGAAAAATGGACTAAAGTTGCATATGTCTTAAAAGCAAGATATGCTTTAAGGTTAACTGCAGTTGATGCTAATGCAGCACAAAAAGCTCTAGACTATATTACGCAATCAGGAATGACATCTTCAGATGATGATGCAAATACTAAATTCCTTGGGGGTGCTAATTCATTTAATCAATGGTATGCCTATAATGTTCAACGTCGAAACTATATGAAAATGGGTAAATATTTTGTGGATTATTTAGTAACAAATAATGACCCGAGATTACCTTTCATGGTTGAAAAAAAATCTGGCGGTTATTCAGGAAATGCTCCTGAAGACGACAATACCACAACAACCTCTTACATAGGAGGTTATTTTACCCCACCAGCCCCAATTACACAAAAGGGCTTCGCTAATCCAGATTGGCAAATTGGAATAGTGACTTATGCGGAAGCAAAATTTATTGAAGCTGAGGCGAAAGCCAGATTAGGACAACCGGGTGTACAAACTGCATTGCAAGAAGCTGTAACTGCTTCTGTGACCAAAATTACTGGTGATGCGCCATCAGCTACCTTCTTAGCAAATGCAACTGCTACATTTGACATTGCTAATATTATACAACAAAAATATATTGCTTTATTCTTAACAATGGAGCCTTATAATGATTACAGAAGAACAGGTTTTCCTGCTTTGGTACCAAACCAAAATTCAGATACTAAAGTTATTCCTGTAAGACTGCCTACTCCATCTGATGAGAGACAATACAACCCTAATGCAACTGTGGTTAGTAATGTAACTACTAAAGTTTGGTGGGACGCTAACTAA
- a CDS encoding rhomboid family intramembrane serine protease gives MNDNHFKFSTAVIGLPVFFVLLLWIIYWIQIRFDFDFYQNGIFPRDFSGLQGVLFSPFIHENLNHLYNNSIPLIVLLPALQFFYPKQSLGVIGYGILFSGLITWLIGRENYHIGASGLIYVLVSFIFFKGIQTRYYRLVALSFAVILLYGGMIWYVFPDVDQNISWEGHLAGFITGFAMTLFYKTPEYAKPIVYDWQRPDFDPDQDPFMKHFDENGNFVNIDRPDEEPEIISTYFNSDVSVNYIITKSEDKTN, from the coding sequence ATGAACGATAACCACTTTAAATTTTCTACCGCTGTTATTGGTCTTCCGGTATTTTTTGTTCTTTTACTTTGGATTATCTATTGGATCCAGATCCGGTTTGATTTTGACTTCTATCAAAACGGAATATTCCCCCGTGATTTCTCCGGCTTACAGGGTGTTTTATTTAGTCCGTTTATTCATGAAAATTTAAATCATCTTTATAATAACTCTATTCCGCTTATTGTATTATTGCCTGCCTTACAGTTTTTTTACCCGAAGCAATCTTTAGGTGTTATTGGTTACGGAATTTTATTTTCGGGTTTAATTACCTGGCTTATTGGCCGTGAAAATTATCACATTGGGGCTAGTGGACTGATTTATGTTCTGGTAAGCTTTATATTCTTTAAAGGCATCCAGACTAGGTATTATCGTTTAGTAGCATTGTCATTTGCTGTGATTTTATTATATGGCGGGATGATTTGGTATGTTTTTCCAGATGTTGATCAAAATATTTCATGGGAGGGGCATTTGGCAGGTTTTATAACAGGATTCGCTATGACATTATTCTATAAAACTCCTGAGTATGCAAAACCCATTGTCTATGATTGGCAAAGGCCTGATTTTGATCCCGATCAGGATCCCTTTATGAAACACTTTGATGAAAACGGAAATTTTGTCAATATAGACAGACCTGATGAAGAACCTGAAATTATTTCTACTTATTTCAATTCCGATGTTTCGGTAAATTATATCATAACTAAATCAGAAGATAAAACAAATTAG